The Deltaproteobacteria bacterium genome segment CCCAAACCTTGCCCGCAAGGACAAGTGAAAGAGCGCGCCGACGGCTTTGCGCAAGACCCCTTTTTACCAGGAGCACGTCCAGGCGTTGCCTGCCCGCTTTCATGTCCTACTGCACCGAAGCTCCGCCCTTAACCACTTTGGTTACGGCTTTTGCGATGCCAGGGGCGTCAATGCCGTACTTGGCACGCAGGATCTTCTGAGAACCATGCTCTACGAACGTATCAGCGATGCCAAGCCGCAAGATATGATTTCCAGTGATGCCCTCATCCGACAGGCACTCAAGAACCGCACTACCAAAGCCCCCCTGAAGGACATTTTCTTCAACAGTCAAAAGGTGGGGGATCTTCTTTGCCAGAGAAGTGATGAGTTCTCTGTCAAGGGGTTTCACGAAGCGGCTGTTTACTACCGTGACATAAATGTTCTGAGATTCAAGCTGCTTCTGGGCTTCAAGGGCAGCCGAAACAGTGGCGCCGATGGCAAAGATTGCAACATCGTCTCCTCTCGTCAGGATCTCTGCCTTGCCTATGGGCAGGGTGTGGATCTCATGATCTATTGGCGCCCCAACACCACTGCCCCTCGGATACCTGAATGCTATGGGACCGGAGTGTTCCATGGCAGTCGCCAACATGTGTTGGAGTTCGTTTTCATCTTTTGGCGCCATCACGACCATGTTTGGCAAACTGCGCAAATAGCTGAAATCAAAGAGGCCTTGATGGGTTGGGCCGTCCTCGCCAACGATGCCGCCGCGATCCACGGCAAAGACTACCGGCAGGGCGTCCAAGCAGACGTCGTGAGCGATCTGGTCATAGGCTCGCTGCAAAAACGTGGAATAGATTGCTACCACCGGACAAAATCCTTCGGTGGCCATGCCTGCCGCAAAAGTAACCGCATGCTGTTCGGCAATACCCACATCAAAAAAACGCTCCGGAAAGGCGTCGGAAAAGGCTTTGAGACCCGTGCCCTCCGGCATAGCTGCTGTTACTGCGACGATTTTGTCGTTCTTGCGGGCAAGCTCGGTCAAGGTGTTGCCAAAAATATCAGTGTAGCTAGGAGGTGTCTTCTTGGAAGAGATGTGATTGCCCGTTGTGATTTCAAACGATCCAACACCGTGAAAATAAGTGGGATTGCGTTCTGCCGGGGCATAGCCTTTTCCTTTTTTTGTAGTCACATGAAAGAGAACCGGTTTTCGCATCTCTCTCACGTTCTGCAGCGTGTCAATGAGGTGATCCAGCCGATGGCCCTTTATCGGGCCAAAGTAGTTGAAATTGAATGCCTCAAAGAGCATCCCTGGCGTGATAAAGGCCTTGAACGATTCCTCGCTTCGCTTGGCCAGCTTGTAGACGTCGTCTCCGAACTTGGGAAGGGACCTGAAAAACTCCTTCAGTTCTTCCCTGAGGGCTACAAAGTGCTTTGCAGAAAGTTTCCGGCTCAAGAAGGATGAGAAGAGCCTGACATTCCGGGCAATTGACATGTCGTTATCGTTTAGGATAACGATAAGGTCCTTTCCAAGCTCACCCGCCTGGCTCAATCCCTCATAGGCGAGGCCGCCGGTTATGGAGCCATCGCCAATGACAGCAATGACCTTGCCCTTGTTCTTGTTCAGGCACCTTCCACATGCCATGCCAAGGCTTGCTGAAATGGAGGTGCTGGCATGGCCCGTGGAAAAGGCATCATATGGGCTTTCGCTTCTGCGAGTAAAGCCGCTGATGCCCCCGTGTTGCCGCAGTGTGTGAAACCTGCCTCTTCGGCCTGTAAGAAGCTTGTGGGCATATGTTTGATGACCCACATCCCATATAATCCTGTCCCTTGGCAGATCAAACACGTAGTGCAGGGCCACGGTCAGTTCCACAACCCCCAGGCTGGGCGCCAGGTGTCCCCCGGTCTTGGACACGGTTTGGATGATGACCTCTCGTATTTCTTTGGCTAATTGAGGCAATTGTGAACGTTTCAGTTGCTTGACGTCTTGTGGAGAGTCTATTTTATCTAAGTATTTCAATCTAACCTCATTTCCTTCTGTCAATTACATAGCGTGCAAGGGCGGCAAGTGGTTCCCCTTTCATATCAAAGATTCTGAGTGCCGCCAAGGCGCTTTCTACGAGTTCGCCGGCACGGGCTTTTGCTCCCTCCAGGCCCATGACAGAAGGGGCCGTGGCCTTTCCAAGGGCCTCGTCGCTTCCTACGGCCTTACCAAGCATCTCAGGTTTCCCTTCAATATTCAATATGTCGTCAGCCATTTGAAAGGCGAGGCCGATATGTCGGCCATAAGCCCCGAGGGCAGCTATCTGTTCAGGGCTCCCCCCGCCAAGTATGGCCCCGGCCCGCAGAGAAACCTCAATAAGAGCCCCGGTCTTGAAGCGCTGGAGTCTTTCAAGTTCTTCCCGACTAATCGTCTTTCCCTCAAAAGACAGATCCATCATCTGGCCTTGCACCATGCCGGAATATCCTGAGGCACGGGCTATGAGATAGACCACCTGCAGATACTTCAAGGAATCAACACCGTGGTCGCCTCCTCGGGCCGCCAAGACCTCAAAGGCGGCCGTAAGCAGTGCGTCCCCAGCCAATATGGCTGTGGCCTCATTAAAAGCCTTATGGCACGTTGGTTTTCCACGACGAAGGTCGTCGTCGTCCATGGCCGGCAGATCATCATGGATCAAGGAATAGGTGTGAATGAGCTCCAAGGCGCATGCAGCAGGCATCACATCTGCTTCAGAGCCCCCAACGGCTTCAGAAGCTGCCATGCATAAAATCGGGCGCAGTCGTTTTCCCCCAGCCTCAAGAGAGTAACGCATTGCCCGGACGAGCGGGGTAGGGTAGGACTCCTGATCGTTCCAGAGTTCTTTAAGGGCAGCATCAACAGCAAGCTGCTTTGCTTTCAGATAGGCCTTTAGATCAAACATGCGTCTATTTCTTTAAAAGGTCCTTCTCAAAAGGCTCCTCTTGAATGCCTCCCTCTTCATCCCTAAGCAGTATGGAGACCTTTTTTTCGCTTTCGTCCAGCTTGTCCGAGCAAAACTTGGATAACTTCATGCCCTCCTGAAACTTCTTCAAGGCTTCATCAAGGCTCAGGTCTCCACTCTCGAGATCTTGAACAATGTTTTCCAGTCGCTTCATGGCGTTTTCAAATGTCTGCTTGGCCATTCTCTCGTTTCCCTTCTATGCGGCACACTACTGCGCCTTTTGAGACTGTGACATCAAGGCGTTGCCCCACATCAACCTGCCCGACATCCTTAAAGACTGTATAGCCGGGCAGTATCCGTGTGACACTGTACCCTCGCTCCAAAACCGCTAAGGGATTCAAAGCGTTTAACCTGCCCACGGTGGTGCGGAACGTACTCTTTTTCGATTCCAAGCAAAATTGCATTTCTGATAAAAGAGACTGGCGATGGTGTTTGAGTAATATATTAAGGTCTTCGACGATGATCGCGGGGCTGCATCTGGCCAATCTTTGCTTCATTGTCCTAAGGCAATCTCTGTTTGCCGCAAGTTCTCTTGAGAATCCTCGCAACATTCTACCCAGGACATCGTCGAGGCGGAGTCTATAGTCTGCAATCTGCTTGTTTGGATGGACAAGGCGTCTTGAAAGCTGAATAGCACGTTCTCTAAGGAGTTGAATTCGGTTATTAATAGCGCCCTTTAAGGCGCCTCTGATCTCCTTTGTTCGCATCAACAGGTCATTTTTTACGGGAACTATCAGCTCTGCCGCAGCAGAGGGGGTTGGGGCACGCAAATCAGCCGTAAAGTCAGCTATTGTGAAATCCGTCTCATGCCCAACAGCCGAAACAACCGGAATCTCAGAAGAAAAAATGGCCCTGGCCACTGCCTCTGAGTTAAAGGCCTGAAGGTCCTCAAGAGACCCGCCCCCTCGGGCCACCACGATAACGTCAGCATCATTGCGGTCATTCAACAGTTCGATGGCCTCAACAATCTCCTCGGCAGCTTGTTCTCCCTGAACTTTGACCGGTGCAATCTCCACGGTCATGTTCGGGAATCTGCGATCGATCACATTTATTATGTCTCGGATAACGGCTCCGGTCGGTGAGGTAACCACGGCAATCTTTTGCGGCAGGAACGGACAGGGGAGTTTGTGCTTCTCATCAAAGAGCCCTTCGGCTGCAAGCTCTCTCTTGAGCCGCTCAAAGGCTAACTGCAGCACACCAACGCCTTCGGGCTCCAAATATTCGATTATGATCTGATAGACCCCTTTGGTCTCATACACATTGAGGCGACCCATGGCAATGACCGCCATTCCGTCTTCTGGCTGAAATCTGAGGTTCCGGTTCTGGCCGCGAAACATTACCGCACTGATCTGTGCCCCAGAATCCTTTATGGTAAAGTAGAAATGGCCTGAAACGGGTATGCGGAAGTTGGAGATTTCTCCGGTGATCCAGACAAACGGAAAGGCCTCTTCCAGAAAGTCTTTGATATTATGTGTAAGCTCGGTTACAGTGTAGATGCGCCGTTCAGGCATGATCCAATCATCAACCATGGGGTGTTTTCATAGCACACGTTAGAATTGTCTACAATCTGTTTACAGCATGTTCCCTGACAAAAAACACACTATCGCCACATAAGGGAGACCAAAATGCTAAAGAACCAGTTGAAGGAC includes the following:
- a CDS encoding polyprenyl synthetase family protein, whose translation is MFDLKAYLKAKQLAVDAALKELWNDQESYPTPLVRAMRYSLEAGGKRLRPILCMAASEAVGGSEADVMPAACALELIHTYSLIHDDLPAMDDDDLRRGKPTCHKAFNEATAILAGDALLTAAFEVLAARGGDHGVDSLKYLQVVYLIARASGYSGMVQGQMMDLSFEGKTISREELERLQRFKTGALIEVSLRAGAILGGGSPEQIAALGAYGRHIGLAFQMADDILNIEGKPEMLGKAVGSDEALGKATAPSVMGLEGAKARAGELVESALAALRIFDMKGEPLAALARYVIDRRK
- the xseB gene encoding exodeoxyribonuclease VII small subunit, translated to MAKQTFENAMKRLENIVQDLESGDLSLDEALKKFQEGMKLSKFCSDKLDESEKKVSILLRDEEGGIQEEPFEKDLLKK
- a CDS encoding 1-deoxy-D-xylulose-5-phosphate synthase — translated: MKYLDKIDSPQDVKQLKRSQLPQLAKEIREVIIQTVSKTGGHLAPSLGVVELTVALHYVFDLPRDRIIWDVGHQTYAHKLLTGRRGRFHTLRQHGGISGFTRRSESPYDAFSTGHASTSISASLGMACGRCLNKNKGKVIAVIGDGSITGGLAYEGLSQAGELGKDLIVILNDNDMSIARNVRLFSSFLSRKLSAKHFVALREELKEFFRSLPKFGDDVYKLAKRSEESFKAFITPGMLFEAFNFNYFGPIKGHRLDHLIDTLQNVREMRKPVLFHVTTKKGKGYAPAERNPTYFHGVGSFEITTGNHISSKKTPPSYTDIFGNTLTELARKNDKIVAVTAAMPEGTGLKAFSDAFPERFFDVGIAEQHAVTFAAGMATEGFCPVVAIYSTFLQRAYDQIAHDVCLDALPVVFAVDRGGIVGEDGPTHQGLFDFSYLRSLPNMVVMAPKDENELQHMLATAMEHSGPIAFRYPRGSGVGAPIDHEIHTLPIGKAEILTRGDDVAIFAIGATVSAALEAQKQLESQNIYVTVVNSRFVKPLDRELITSLAKKIPHLLTVEENVLQGGFGSAVLECLSDEGITGNHILRLGIADTFVEHGSQKILRAKYGIDAPGIAKAVTKVVKGGASVQ
- a CDS encoding exodeoxyribonuclease VII large subunit, producing MPERRIYTVTELTHNIKDFLEEAFPFVWITGEISNFRIPVSGHFYFTIKDSGAQISAVMFRGQNRNLRFQPEDGMAVIAMGRLNVYETKGVYQIIIEYLEPEGVGVLQLAFERLKRELAAEGLFDEKHKLPCPFLPQKIAVVTSPTGAVIRDIINVIDRRFPNMTVEIAPVKVQGEQAAEEIVEAIELLNDRNDADVIVVARGGGSLEDLQAFNSEAVARAIFSSEIPVVSAVGHETDFTIADFTADLRAPTPSAAAELIVPVKNDLLMRTKEIRGALKGAINNRIQLLRERAIQLSRRLVHPNKQIADYRLRLDDVLGRMLRGFSRELAANRDCLRTMKQRLARCSPAIIVEDLNILLKHHRQSLLSEMQFCLESKKSTFRTTVGRLNALNPLAVLERGYSVTRILPGYTVFKDVGQVDVGQRLDVTVSKGAVVCRIEGKRENGQADI
- a CDS encoding TlyA family RNA methyltransferase, whose amino-acid sequence is MKAGRQRLDVLLVKRGLAQSRRRALSLVLAGKVW